A window of Hymenobacter siberiensis genomic DNA:
CCTCCAACTACAGCGTGGGTGTGAACCTGTTCTTCCACTTCAACGAGTACATCGCGGCCAAAATGGCGCAGTACGGCAGCTATGACGTGGCCATGCGCGAAATTCACCACACCCAGAAAATCGACCAGCCCAGCGGCACCGCCCTCACGGCGGCCGAAGGTATCCTGCGCCACTTCCCCACCAAAACCACCTGGCGCAACGCCCCCACCGAACTGCCCGCCGAGCTGGCCATCATCAGCGAGCGCACCGGCGACGCGGTGGGTACGCACATCGTCACCTACACCTCCGACGTGGATACGCTGGAGCTGAAGCACGAGGCCCACAGCCGCGAAGGATTTGCCCTGGGGGCCCTGCTAGCGGCCGAGTGGCTGCCCGGCCGCCCGGGCGTTTTCGGAATGAAAGAGCTGCTGGATTTGTAGTCCTTCCGGCTTTAGAGGCTGGCGCTGCGCGGCCCCGGCATTCTGCTACGTTTCTTTGACTGATATTCATTGCCAAGCCCAAGCTTGCTCCCCCCATGTCCCTGCTCAAAACCGACCCCACCACTCCGCCCCAGCCGACCAAAACGAAAACCCGCGAATGGGCCGATTCGCTGATTTTTGCCATCGTGGCCGCCACGCTCATTCGCTGGGCCACGTTTGAGGCGTACACGATTCCCTCGCCCAGCATGGAATCGTCGCTGCTGGTGGGCGACTACCTGTTTGTGAGCAAGCTGCACTACGGCCCCATCACGCCCCAAACGCCCTTGCAGGTGCCCCTCACACACCAAACCCTTTGGGGCACGGGCATGAAAAGCTATTCCGACCTCATCCAGCTGCCCACGTTCCGGCTGCCGGGCTTCTCAGAAATCAAGCGCAACGACGTGGTGGTGTTCCATGTGCCCCACGAAACGCAATACCCCGCCGACCTGCGCACCAACTACATCAAGCGCTGCGTGGCCGTGGCCGGCGATACCCTCGAAATCAGAGACGGCAAGGTATTCCTCAACGGGAAGCCCGGCGTGACGCCTCTCGGCCTGCAAACCACGTACTTCATGCAGGTCGACAACCCCAACGATGAGGTGCTGGCCGCCCTGCGCGCCCAAGGCGTGGTCGACTACGACCAGCCCGGCGGCATGCCCCAGGCCGTGCCCGGCCCCACCCAGGGCACCTACGGCTACACCATCAGCTGCACGCAGACGGCGGCCGATTACTTCAAAAAGCAGCCCTACGTGAAGGACATGACGGTGCTCCAGCCGCAGGTTATGCTATTCCCCGACGTGGCCGATTTCCACGGCTCGATGGCCATAAGCGCCACCCCGCGCAACTGGAACCTCGACAACTACGGCCCGCTGCCCATCCCCAAAAAGGGCCAGACCATTGCCCTCTCCCCCGCCAACGCCGCCATCTACTTCAAGATAGTGGCCCGCTACGAGCATAACGAAGGCATTACCTGGCAGGATGGCATGATTTACCAGAACGGTAAAATGCTCACCAGCTACACCCTGAAGCAGAACTACTACATGATGATGGGCGACAACCGCCACAATTCGGAAGATTCGCGCTTCTGGGGCTTCGTACCCGAAGACCACGTCGTGGGCAAAGCCGTCCTCATCTGGCTCTCAACGGACCCCAACGCCGACTTCTGGCACAAAATCCGCTGGAGCCGCTTGTTCAATATCATTCATTAGGTCAGTTAAGAGTTAAAAGTGAGGAGTCAAGAGTTGCCAGGGCCATTCCTGCTAACTCTTAACTCCTCACTTTTAACTCTTAAGTAGGTAGTCAGTAATGAGTATTCAGTAGTCAGATTTCAGCTATTTAGGAATCAGTCAATTGATTTCTGTCTGACTACCGATTACTGATGACTGACTACTTAACTCCCTTTACCATTTCACCGGCGCCAACTTGTGCTCTACCAGCCAGGCATTGGCTTTGCTGAAAGGCTTGCTACCGAAGAAACCCTTATCGGCCGCATAGGGAGAAGGATGTACTGATTTTATAACCAAGTGCTTGCGCTCATCAATGAGCTCCAACTTCTTGCCCGCGTAAGCGCCCCAGAGGATGAACACGACGTGCTCCTTCTCGTTGGAAACCTTGCGAATAACCTCATCAGTAAATTCTTCCCAGCCTTTTTTCTGGTGCGAGGCCGGCTCGGTGGCGCGCACCGTGAGCGTGGCGTTCAGGAGCAGCACACCCTGCTCGGCCCAGCGGTCGAGGTTGCCGTTGGGCGCGGGGGCCGTGCCGGGGATATCGGCTTGCAGCTCCTTGAAAATATTGATGAGTGAGGGCGGCGTGCGCTGCCCCTCCTGCACCGAGAACGACAGGCCGTGCGCCTGATTTTTGCCGTGGTACGGGTCCTGCCCCAGAATTACGACCTTAACCTTATCGAACGGCGTGGCCTCGAAGGCGTGGAAAATATTGGAGCCCGCCGGGTAAACCGTGGCCGTGGCGTATTCGCCTTTCACAAACGCGATGAGGCGCTGAAAATAAGGCTTTTCGAACTCGGCGGCCAATACGGGCCGCCAGCTTTCGGCTATCTTTACCATTGAAGTTTTTGAGAAAATAAACGGGATTTGTGCGGCGTTCTGGAGCCAAATTTGCGTAAAACCAATTCTGGCGGGCGGCTGTTACGCCCGCAGCTACCTTTTAGCTCCGCCGATTATGCCCACCACCACTACGCAAGGCGTCACCGTTTCGGTTACGACCAATTACCTGCCCGACTACTCCAGCCCCGGCCAGGAGCATTTTGTATTCGCCTACAAAATCGATATTCGCAACGACAGCGAGTTCACCGTGAAGCTATTGCGCCGCCACTGGCACATCCACGATGCCAATGGGGTGGTGCGCGAAGTAGAGGGCGAAGGCGTGGTAGGCCGCCAGCCCGTGCTGGAGCCCGGCGAGTCGCACCAGTACGTGAGCGGCTGCAATCTAAAATCGGGCGTGGGTAAAATGTGCGGCACCTACCTCATGGAGCGCCTGGCCAACGGCCAGGAATTCACGGTAGAAATCCCGGAGTTCACCCTGATGGTTCCGTATCGTCTTAACTGAGCTATTAGCTGGCAGCCATTAGCTGTTAGCTTTGTCCTGCTGATGGCAGCAGTAGCTAACGGCTAGCAGCTGAAAGCTAACAGCTAAAATCAGGTTGTTTCAACTCCTCGCCTACCTCCGCTTCTGGCTTCGTTCGGGCAATGCCCATGGCCTACACTCGCCGTTCGTGTTCGGCCTATACACTTCGGCCGTTCGGCACGAGGGCACCTACGGGACCTACGGGGCCATTGAGGCGCGGCGGCAGCAATTACTCGGCAGCCCGACCAGCATCAGCGTTACCGATTTGGGGGCGGGCTCGCACACCGGCGCGGGCAGGCAGCGCCGCGTGGCCGACATTGCCCGCACGGCAGCAAAGCCGGCCCATCTGGCGCAGCTGCTGTTTCGGCTGGTCAATTATTTCCGGCCCACTACCATTCTGGAGTTGGGCACTTCCCTGGGCCTCACCACGGCCTACCTGGCCGCCGCCGACTCGCGCCATCCCGTCATCACCTTCGAGGGCTGCCCCAACGTAGCGGCCGTGGCCCGCGAAACCTTTGCGGCGCTCAGCATCGGCAATGTGCGCATTGTGGAGGGCAATATTGATGACACCCTCGCTCCCACCCTGGCGGCGTTGGGCAAACCCGTGGACTTTGCCTTTTTCGATGGCAACCACCGCTACGAGCCCACGCTACGCTACTTCGAGCTATGCCTGGCCCACCGCACCGATGAATCGGTGTTTGTGTTCGACGACATTCACTGGTCGGAGGAAATGGAGCGGGCCTGGGAGGCCATCAAAATCCACCCCGACGTGACGGTGACAGTGGATTTGTTTTACGTCGGATTGGTCTTTTTTCGGA
This region includes:
- the apaG gene encoding Co2+/Mg2+ efflux protein ApaG, translated to MPTTTTQGVTVSVTTNYLPDYSSPGQEHFVFAYKIDIRNDSEFTVKLLRRHWHIHDANGVVREVEGEGVVGRQPVLEPGESHQYVSGCNLKSGVGKMCGTYLMERLANGQEFTVEIPEFTLMVPYRLN
- the dapB gene encoding 4-hydroxy-tetrahydrodipicolinate reductase, with the protein product MKILLIGYGKMGQTIGALAAQRGHEITGIVDPHASQSNIRDFTPETVDVAIEFTHPDSAFANVMTCLGQGIPVVCGSTGWLHHFEEARALTTQLDGSLFYASNYSVGVNLFFHFNEYIAAKMAQYGSYDVAMREIHHTQKIDQPSGTALTAAEGILRHFPTKTTWRNAPTELPAELAIISERTGDAVGTHIVTYTSDVDTLELKHEAHSREGFALGALLAAEWLPGRPGVFGMKELLDL
- the lepB gene encoding signal peptidase I is translated as MSLLKTDPTTPPQPTKTKTREWADSLIFAIVAATLIRWATFEAYTIPSPSMESSLLVGDYLFVSKLHYGPITPQTPLQVPLTHQTLWGTGMKSYSDLIQLPTFRLPGFSEIKRNDVVVFHVPHETQYPADLRTNYIKRCVAVAGDTLEIRDGKVFLNGKPGVTPLGLQTTYFMQVDNPNDEVLAALRAQGVVDYDQPGGMPQAVPGPTQGTYGYTISCTQTAADYFKKQPYVKDMTVLQPQVMLFPDVADFHGSMAISATPRNWNLDNYGPLPIPKKGQTIALSPANAAIYFKIVARYEHNEGITWQDGMIYQNGKMLTSYTLKQNYYMMMGDNRHNSEDSRFWGFVPEDHVVGKAVLIWLSTDPNADFWHKIRWSRLFNIIH
- a CDS encoding O-methyltransferase, which codes for MFQLLAYLRFWLRSGNAHGLHSPFVFGLYTSAVRHEGTYGTYGAIEARRQQLLGSPTSISVTDLGAGSHTGAGRQRRVADIARTAAKPAHLAQLLFRLVNYFRPTTILELGTSLGLTTAYLAAADSRHPVITFEGCPNVAAVARETFAALSIGNVRIVEGNIDDTLAPTLAALGKPVDFAFFDGNHRYEPTLRYFELCLAHRTDESVFVFDDIHWSEEMERAWEAIKIHPDVTVTVDLFYVGLVFFRKNQPKQHFSLRV
- a CDS encoding uracil-DNA glycosylase; translated protein: MVKIAESWRPVLAAEFEKPYFQRLIAFVKGEYATATVYPAGSNIFHAFEATPFDKVKVVILGQDPYHGKNQAHGLSFSVQEGQRTPPSLINIFKELQADIPGTAPAPNGNLDRWAEQGVLLLNATLTVRATEPASHQKKGWEEFTDEVIRKVSNEKEHVVFILWGAYAGKKLELIDERKHLVIKSVHPSPYAADKGFFGSKPFSKANAWLVEHKLAPVKW